A section of the Pseudomonadota bacterium genome encodes:
- a CDS encoding peptidylprolyl isomerase, with product MLQAIREKAQGWIAYAIVGFISIPFALWGVNQYFDGGGELNVISINDRDVTQREFRQAYSDQRRNLQQLMGENYRPELIDEDRVREQVIDNLVENELLITSADNRGFRISDAQVAEVIQSESSFQRDGRFERTLFEQYLRSQGESADSFGYRLKSIMLRNQMQGGIAGSDFVTPKALSRLENLRSQKREIEYVVVPKDHFAEGKPADSEIAAYYEENKPRFLTPEQVRVEYLELKLADIAATMTPDETALRQRYEEQKTRFGTPEDRQVAHILVTVDDETNEEQAKAKAESLRKRILGGERFEDLAKKESQDPGSADQGGDLGFIGHGIVDAELEKAAYAMGLSDVSEPVRSAFGYHILVVNAVKPGSIKSFETVKEQLKKEMQREMAESQFFEQAEQLATAAYENPETLTVAAERLAIKVAQSDWFSREGGEGIARNPRVIAAAFSDDVLNRKNNSEPLELSAEHYVVVRILEHQPSRQQTLDEVRDQIISSMSVEMAKQRARDMGRALAQQLKDGARLVELAAAEGLELKKPAPVSRTDGEIPAELRGLVFQLAAPDAGTVSVGGVSLGNGDYAVVALTGVATDVANESETAAALKDAVLQARGQSAVRATIESMRAKAKIRVNRENF from the coding sequence CCTACTCTGACCAACGGCGCAATCTGCAACAGTTGATGGGTGAAAACTACCGTCCTGAACTCATTGATGAAGATCGTGTGCGGGAGCAGGTGATCGATAACCTGGTCGAAAACGAATTACTGATCACCTCTGCCGACAATCGGGGGTTTCGCATCAGTGATGCCCAAGTGGCAGAGGTCATCCAATCAGAATCCTCCTTCCAGCGCGATGGGCGTTTTGAGCGCACTTTGTTTGAACAGTACCTGCGCAGTCAGGGCGAGTCGGCGGACAGTTTCGGGTATCGGTTGAAGAGCATCATGTTGCGCAATCAGATGCAGGGCGGCATCGCCGGTTCCGATTTCGTTACACCAAAAGCGCTGAGCCGCCTGGAGAATCTACGCAGTCAAAAGAGGGAGATTGAGTACGTAGTTGTCCCCAAGGATCACTTTGCGGAGGGGAAACCTGCGGACAGCGAGATTGCCGCTTACTATGAAGAAAACAAACCGCGATTCCTCACCCCCGAGCAAGTCAGAGTTGAGTATCTTGAGCTGAAACTCGCGGATATTGCGGCGACCATGACACCCGATGAGACGGCGTTGAGACAGAGATACGAAGAGCAGAAAACCCGTTTCGGGACACCTGAGGATCGACAGGTCGCCCACATACTTGTGACGGTGGATGATGAAACCAACGAGGAGCAGGCCAAGGCCAAGGCAGAATCTTTGCGCAAGCGCATCCTCGGTGGGGAGCGTTTCGAAGACCTAGCGAAGAAAGAATCGCAGGATCCAGGTTCTGCGGATCAAGGCGGAGATCTGGGTTTCATCGGACACGGCATCGTAGATGCGGAGTTGGAAAAGGCCGCCTACGCGATGGGGCTTTCAGATGTCAGCGAACCAGTGCGTTCGGCATTCGGTTATCACATCCTTGTGGTCAATGCGGTGAAACCGGGCAGCATCAAATCGTTCGAGACGGTCAAAGAACAATTGAAAAAGGAAATGCAGCGCGAGATGGCTGAAAGCCAGTTCTTTGAACAGGCAGAACAGCTGGCGACCGCAGCTTACGAAAATCCAGAAACGCTTACTGTCGCGGCGGAGCGTTTAGCCATTAAAGTCGCTCAGAGTGATTGGTTCTCTCGCGAAGGTGGTGAAGGGATTGCGCGCAATCCTCGTGTAATTGCGGCAGCGTTCAGCGATGACGTACTGAACCGCAAGAACAATAGCGAACCACTGGAACTGAGTGCAGAGCATTACGTGGTAGTACGAATACTGGAACATCAACCTTCCCGGCAACAAACACTCGATGAAGTACGCGATCAAATCATAAGCTCTATGTCGGTTGAAATGGCGAAACAGCGTGCCCGCGACATGGGGCGGGCATTGGCGCAGCAACTCAAGGACGGTGCCCGGTTGGTAGAACTTGCAGCGGCGGAAGGTTTGGAGCTGAAAAAGCCGGCACCGGTATCGCGTACGGATGGAGAAATCCCCGCAGAGTTGCGTGGGCTTGTCTTCCAACTGGCCGCCCCCGATGCCGGGACCGTCAGTGTGGGTGGCGTGAGTTTGGGGAATGGTGATTACGCAGTTGTTGCTTTGACAGGGGTGGCCACTGACGTTGCGAACGAGTCGGAAACGGCGGCAGCGCTGAAAGACGCAGTGCTTCAGGCGCGTGGTCAGAGTGCGGTTAGAGCTACAATCGAATCCATGCGGGCCAAAGCAAAAATCCGCGTTAATCGGGAGAACTTCTAG